The genomic stretch AGTTAGTCAACACACTGAATGAGGCCTAATCACTTGTACATAATGATTCAGTGTGTTGCATTCAGTGTGTTGACTTTTCACAATGATATGCTTTCTGCCTTTTGTCCTTCCCAGTTTCATGCTGTTTCATGCTTGTATGTCTATATAACCCATTAGCAGAGAGAGCCATCATATATTAACATAATGATTGTAATCCGGTTGGTTAAATACTACAATCTCATCACGATCATTCTTCTGTTGAGATGCGGAAATATATAGTTGTTATTTTCAGGAAACTAAATGAGGAACACGTGGAAGCCTGCTCAACTGTGCTTACAAACCTAGTGGCATTCCCTCTGAACAAATGATGGGTGGTTTCTGCAAAATGAAGATCTTAAATATTGTTATCCTTTAGAGTCTGGAGATTGGCTGCTCAATTTTTTGCTTTGATTATAGACCTGATTGCATTTGGATATTTGTTTGCATGATTGCCATGTGAAAAGTGGTTATTCATTATATTTATCATTGTGTCTCCTCTGATTGGCTGTCAATTTGAAATAGTTCCCTTTTGCTTTCATCATGTCTGCTCTAGTTATCTAAGAATGTAGTTGTCCTCCTACAATTTTAGTCAGAAGATATACTTGCTTTACAAAATATCATCATTATCTATGCAGTGTTATCTCTACAGTATAAAACAGAGTTTAGGTTGGATATACATGTGTTAACCATTTGTTTTttgtagaaaaacaaagaagcttcTGGGTATAGGCACAAGATTATCTTGTACTGGGACTCAATCAGCTTGGTGTTTGGCAAAGACCATGCTACCGGTGAAGCGGCAAGGACTGCAGCTGAGAGCTCAAAAGACATGAGTAAGGAAGATCTTAGTAACAAAGAGCCCacatcatcggcaacttcaGGAAGTTTAAAGAGGCAACGGTCAGGTGACTCTTTTACCTCTATGATAGCTGAAAAAATGGACAAGTTCGCTGAAGCACTAAAGGAGGAAGCCCCTAAAGGaccaacatcaaaagaaattctagaCACACTGAATGAAGTACAAGGATTGGATGAAGACACTTTGTTGGACCTATTTAATATCCTGACCGGTGATGCACGCAAGTATGAGTCTTTGTTGGCACTTCCAGTGGGGATGAGGAAAAGGTGGCTCTTAAAGCAACTCAAAAAGTGATGCATGCTTAGATGCTGATTACTATCACTATGCTCATTAGTCATGTCATTTTGAGTGTGTATGATCATAATGTATGACTTTGTTTAGACTTTGCTGCTACTGGACCTTGTTTGCTGCTACTGGACCTCATGTTATCTTTCTCTGATCTTCTTTTTGTTCATACCAGTAGAGAAAACTGGTATTCCTCTGTGATGCGGTTGTCTGTGACAAACTGGGCAAACATGAATATGGAATCCAATATCTGTGATGCGGTTGTCTGTGATGCGGTTGTCTGTGACAAACTGGGCTATCCCAACGGAATATGGAATTAATTCCATATTTAGCTATCCAAACGGAATATGGAATTAGATTCATGGAAAAGAATTCCATCAAcacccaaacaaaaaaattgaattgaatCAAATTCTGAGTAATTCATTTCCGGTGGAATCCAATATCTAGAATGTATTTCTTGGAATGAGTTTTAATTCCTACGAAACAAACGGGCCGTAAATGTATTTAGCTTGGAGCATCTCCAGCGGATTGACATTCCCCTTTTCCCCTTCAGGCCGGGGAATTCCCTTGCACAATTTTAACGTATTGGGAGGAGATGCTGCAGCGCGTCCCCTTCCCTCTTTCTATGTTCCCTTATATGTGGGACCGACCGGTCAATGACCTCattcgttttcctttttttcccttctcctccatGTTTCCTTCTTATCCATCGTTGGTGCAAGGGTGAGAGATGGAAGGAAAGGGGAACGGAAAGGATCTGCGGAAGCAAGTTTTTAATCTCTCAATCCCCTTTATGCTGAAAAGAGAAGGGGATCTGCTCGAGATGCTCATAGCTAGGTGTCTATGGTGGTGATTGGTACGTTGGCCTAGACCAAGTCTGGGTAGGAGATATGTAAGGGCTGCCTAAGCTTAGCTAATACGACTTGTTTGGTTGGCCTTCACAAGGTAAGGCATTTGTTTTCTTGCATGTTTCGAGTATAATCATGCTTAGCTAATACGCTTCTCAGTTGATGTCAAAGTGAAAAAACATATGAAACATCATGTTTGATCAAGTATAGAAATTTCTCCACATAAAAAAGTATAAAAGTTTCTCTGATTTGAACGAATGGGAGGATGTTTGCGTGGGATTTCCTTTTGGATGACCTAACGTTAAAAAAATCAAGCTAGATATAGTGATGACATTAAGAGCCCCATTAAATTTGCAGTAAGCTACTCGAAGGGCGTGGCCACTGCCCTTTTGGGCAAGCTTGGGCTGCTAGTGAACGATGAGTCATCATGAACTCCCTCTTCCGCatgctcaattgcaaaacttGCAATCAAGGGAGCTGGCGGGTGGCTCCAGTGAGTTTGTAACCAAGCCAGCGTGCAACGGAAAGAGATGAGAGATGAACAGAACAGAGGAACGGCTGTTATCTGGTATGTACAGCAGCTAGTGTGCCCTGCTACTGGCCACACTGCTCAATCGTGTAAGACTTTTGCTGCATCTTGCTTTATCTTTTCCTGGCTTTCATGCAACCTCCTATAAAAGCCACTCGTCCATGTGTTCCCTCGCACAATACAATATTAATGTAGAATGCCTTGATGCCACGTACGTAACTATACTGAAACAGCACTAGTGCTGCTTGAGATTGTACAGATCATTTTATTGGCATCCTTTGTGGTTTACATCTTTAATATTGGTACAACAATACAAACGAAGAGTCAGCTGCCGGCACTTAATATTGGTACAAGTCATTTTATTGGCGTACGTCCTTTGTGCCCAATTAAATGAACATGCTAATCAATACTGAAGACGCTCAGGAATAACAAGGTGAGCAGGCGCAGATGAATTTCGTCTGCGAGCAGAATTCTTTGCTCCCGACGTGGTTGTCGTCCCCATGTCGCTCGGTTTCAGACCCATTCCATGCGGAATGATGCCTTGACACACATGAGGCAGATCAAGTGGTTCTTTGATGCCTTGATTTTCCACAGCATGCATGGGGTAGACAGCATGCTAAATTCCTGACATCTCCTATCCCTACCCTATGCATGACGCTAGAGATGGGTAAACTACTCTCGCACGGCATGTTTTTGGGAGCTCAGATACATGGACCCATATATCATCATCATTCCTCACTGATCTAGGAGCTGACTACTGAGTGTTCTTTATATAGCCTAGGATGCATCATGTAGTCCTCGTACAGGCTCAAAGGCATACGAAATGTAACGCCCACATGTTTACAATTTAACTTCACGGTCATATAGTTGGTATGACGTAGTAGGTGTCTACATTATTGCCCATCGCGGAGCAGAGGAAATGAGACGTAGGAAAACACCATGCATCATGACTCTCCCGCAAACATCTGTGAAATGGTAGTTTTTCCCTAACGCACATAATACCACTTGGTATGATTAATTTTATCTGAAAACTAAGTCGTAGAGGAAACTGAATTGATGTACATTAAATACCAACAATGAAATTATATTTCCCTTCTCAATTAACCCAGCCTAGGAAATATCTCAATAAAACCCAAAATAGGCACTATCAACAGTACTGACAATAATATCAAGAACTGTACTAGTTCACAATGAAGACAAATTATCACGCTACTGCCTGATACTTCAAGCCATGACTAATGAACTTTTAATTACAATAGGTTGCCAATTCAAAGCTCACAAAGTTTCTACTTTACGAATATACAACTGAAATGTAATAATTTGACATGATTCTTTTGTAACCATATTATATACTAAGCCACCCACCATTGGTAAGCGAACACTGCAGGCTACTGAAGGTACGTGCTGCAGGTAGCTTCCAATATAATGTCTGCATACGTTTGTTTATGTTCCTGTGAAAAAGTAGAAGAATGCATGGATTGGAATTGACTGAAATGAGTGGCATCAGGAAACAAATTAACACTATTCTTTTCTTCCAATCATTCTCAGCGTAGAATGTCCTTGAGAAAACAGTCGAATGTTGGTATTATGGAGCTGATGGATTGCCTCTCGGAACACCACCATCCGCACGGTCATGTTGCTAGCTAGGAGTTGGGTGCAGTGCAGTGTCCAATGCTACAAGGTCTCCACAGCCATGCTCAAATGGTGTTTCGCTGCTTGCATATCGATACGTCCCAGCTCGCACGTCTTTGCTTCAAGAGTATCAGAAACGTCTCGTTAACCATTCACCTCAGCTTCTAATGTTTCTGCAGACTAATTTAGAGTCCAGGTAGCATTATTCCTTAAAACTGTAGCGCTTTGTGCACTATACTCACATGCTTTCACCGGAAATTGAATTATTAATTATAGCTGATCGTAAGCTTCACATGGGTGGAGGGACCCTTCCATTTTTCTTAGTGTATCTGGAGATATCCCTGGTATCATCGTCAACATTCATGTTGTCCACCGGTACATTGAATGCAGTTCGTGAAACTTTGAAACACATACTCAGTTGGTTAGGGTCCTCCTGTCTACTCATGTTTGAAGTTTCTAACCTAACACATATCCGGTTCATTGGGGTGAATGTGAGCGTCTGTAGATATTTTATCTGTTGCAAAAGAAAATGATTTGAAATCTTTGTACCACGACGGGAACAAATGAGATGAAGGGTGGGGAGATCAAGCTATGGGTACAAGGTTCTAGGCAAAGGTTGATTCTTCTGTTACTGTAGTTTTCTTTTCTCCCAGTCCGAGAATGATGTTGCGTTGCCCACCGCCCATCAACTTCGTGCGCCTCTACTCCAATATCGGCATAACTCCACCGACTGTCGCCAGATTACGATCGAGAATAATATACCTTCGGGATGGGGATGCCAGTTCTAGGCTGTTCCATATGCAATGCAGCCACAGAACGAGGAAAAGGTTCATAGCAAAATTGGAATATGAGGGATCTGTTGCTTTCACCCATGATGAAAAAGAGGAGATGCTCTATGCTTACTTCAAACGCATCATGGGAACGGCCGTGCAGCGTAGCGAGGTGATTGATCTGCAATCCCTTGGCGTCCAGCAGCTTGATCTGACACACCTAGATGCCCCATTCTCTGAGCAAGAAATCTGGGCCACCATAAAAATGCTGCCCAATGGAAAGTCTCCAGGCCCCGATGGCTTTACTGCAGAATTCTACAAATCGGCTTGGTCAGTGATCAAAGAAGACATCCTGGCCGCTTTCGACGCCTTCTACAGAGTAGCTTGTGGTCGACTGCACAAACTTAATGGGGCACTCATCACTTTGTTACCCAAGGGACAGCAGCCAAAGTNNNNNNNNNNNNNNNNNNNNNNNNNNNNNNNNNNNNNNNNNNNNNNNNNNNNNNNNNNNNNNNNNNNNNNNNNNNNNNNNNNNNNNNNNNNNNNNNNNNNNNNNNNNNNNNNNNNNNNNNNNNNNNNNNNNNNNNNNNNNNNNNNNNNNNNNNNNNNNNNNNNNNNNNNNNNNNNNNNNNNNNNNNNNNNNNNNNNNNNNNNNNNNNNNNNNNNNNNNNNNNNNNNNNNNNNNNNNNNNNNNNNNNNNNNNNNNNNNNNNNNNNNNNNNNNNNNNNNNNNNNNNNNNNNNNNNNNNNNNNNNNNNNNNNNNNNNNNNNNNNNNNNNNNNNNNNNNNNNNNNNNNNNNNNNNNNNNNNNNNNNNNNNNNNNNNNNNNNNNNNNNNNNNNNNNNNNNNNNNNNNNNNNNNNNNNNNNNNNNNNNNNNNNNNNNNNNNNNNNNNNNNNNNNNNNNNNNNNNNNNNNNNNNNNNNNNNNNNNNNNNNNNNNNNNNNNNNNNNNNNNNNNNNNNNNNNNNNNNNNNNNNNNNNNNNNNNNNNNNNNNNNNNNNNNNNNNNNNNNNNNNNNNNNNNNNNNNNNNNNNNNNNNNNNNNNNNNNNNNNNNNNNNNNNNNNNNNNNNNNNNNNNNNNNNNNNNNNNNNNNNNNNNNNNNNNNNNNNNNNNNNNNNNNNNNNNNNNNNNNNNNNNNNNNNNNNNNNNNNNNNNNNNNNNNNNNNNNNNNNNNNNNNNNNNNNNNNNNNNNNNNNNNNNNNNNNNNNNNNNNNNNNNNNNNNNNNNNNNNNNNNNNNNNNNNNNNNNNNNNNNNNNNNNNNNNNNNNNNNNNNNNNNNNNNNNNNNNNNNNNNNNNNNNNNNNNNNNNNNNNNNNNNNNNNNNNNNNNNNNNNNNNNNNNNNNNNNNNNNNNNNNNNNNNNNNNNNNNNNNNNNNNNNNNNNNNNNNNNNNNNNNNNNNNNNNNNNNNNNNNNNNNNNNNNNNNNNNNNNNNNNNNNNNNNNNNNNNNNNNNNNNNNNNNNNNNNNNNNNNNNNNNNNNNNNNNNNNNNNNNNNNNNNNNNNNNNNNNNNNNNNNNNNNNNNNNNNNNNNNNNNNNNNNNNNNNNNNNNNNNNNNNNNNNNNNNNNNNNNNNNNNNNNNNNNNNNNNNNNNNNNNNNNNNNNNNNNNNNNNNNNNNNNNNNNNNNNNNNNNNNNNNNNNNNNNNNNNNNNNNNNNNNNNNNNNNNNNNNNNNNNNNNNNNNNNNNNNNNNNNNNNNNNNNNNNNNNNNNNNNNNNNNNNNNNNNNNNNNNNNNNNNNNNNNNNNNNNNNNNNNNNNNNNNNNNNNNNNNNNNNNNNNNNNNNNNNNNNNNNNNNNNNNNNNNNNNNNNNNNNNNNNNNNNNNNNNNNNNNNNNNNNNNNNNNNNNNNNNNNNNNNNNNNNNNNNNNNNNNNNNNNNNNNNNNNNNNNNNNNNNNNNNNNNNNNNNNNNNNNNNNNNNNNNNNNNNNNNNNNNNNNNNNNNNNNNNNNNNNNNNNNNNNNNNNNNNNNNNNNNNNNNNNNNNNNNNNNNNNNNNNNNNNNNNNNNNNNNNNNNNNNNNNNNNNNNNNNNNNNNNNNNNNNNNNNNNNNNNNNNNNNNNNNNNNNNNNNNNNNNNNNNNNNNNNNNNNNNNNNNNNNNNNNNNNNNNNNNN from Setaria italica strain Yugu1 chromosome II, Setaria_italica_v2.0, whole genome shotgun sequence encodes the following:
- the LOC101782066 gene encoding uncharacterized protein LOC101782066 isoform X2, yielding MRWAILRSNSYFDLQNQDMEKGKKSGSGRGYISWNDDMDKALLDTFVEYYNKGDRCQNGWKSHVYTAAIKNVREKCNVDISKDNIMARNKTFDKHYTIINGMLESSGFGWDWNKNKISVDSDAVWEEYVAKNKEASGYRHKIILYWDSISLVFGKDHATGEAARTAAESSKDMSKEDLSNKEPTSSATSGSLKRQRSGDSFTSMIAEKMDKFAEALKEEAPKGPTSKEILDTLNEVQGLDEDTLLDLFNILTGDARKYESLLALPVGMRKRWLLKQLKK
- the LOC101782066 gene encoding uncharacterized protein LOC101782066 isoform X1, which codes for MFNQQMNGAILGIPKLTKCLLITKQDVVNDMEKGKKSGSGRGYISWNDDMDKALLDTFVEYYNKGDRCQNGWKSHVYTAAIKNVREKCNVDISKDNIMARNKTFDKHYTIINGMLESSGFGWDWNKNKISVDSDAVWEEYVAKNKEASGYRHKIILYWDSISLVFGKDHATGEAARTAAESSKDMSKEDLSNKEPTSSATSGSLKRQRSGDSFTSMIAEKMDKFAEALKEEAPKGPTSKEILDTLNEVQGLDEDTLLDLFNILTGDARKYESLLALPVGMRKRWLLKQLKK